In Nitrosospira briensis C-128, a genomic segment contains:
- a CDS encoding DUF4198 domain-containing protein, protein MLKKLLVHAALALTGLALAFPAAAHYIWIEQDKSHHARLYFGEYQEQEREMSPGRLDEIKGPRAWVLDASGKRNEIKVARKETHFDLGVISDRNSPIIAEELAYEVKDWTKHGIGIVKPMFYTRLSPLLGRSAAKPELVLDILPENGSPKAFTVYFRNTPLAKAKVMVYAPNFWMQEHPTDENGKVNITTPWPGQYVLEVIYVEKQPGEFQGNKFEAFRHRATLTFDIPIGPYENKASNDK, encoded by the coding sequence ATGCTAAAGAAACTGCTTGTTCATGCCGCCCTCGCTCTAACCGGGCTGGCCCTGGCATTCCCTGCAGCCGCGCATTACATCTGGATCGAACAGGACAAGTCGCATCACGCACGGCTTTATTTCGGTGAATACCAGGAACAGGAAAGAGAGATGAGCCCCGGCAGGCTTGATGAAATAAAGGGGCCACGGGCTTGGGTGCTCGACGCGAGCGGGAAGCGGAACGAAATTAAAGTGGCACGAAAAGAGACCCACTTCGATCTTGGCGTGATTTCGGATCGTAACTCGCCGATCATCGCCGAGGAACTTGCCTATGAAGTCAAGGACTGGACCAAGCACGGTATCGGTATCGTGAAACCGATGTTTTACACACGCCTCAGCCCGCTGCTGGGGCGCTCGGCCGCCAAACCGGAACTCGTGCTGGATATACTGCCGGAGAATGGATCACCTAAAGCATTCACTGTCTACTTCCGGAATACACCGCTGGCAAAAGCCAAAGTCATGGTCTACGCGCCCAATTTCTGGATGCAGGAACACCCGACTGACGAAAACGGCAAGGTCAACATCACAACACCCTGGCCCGGCCAGTATGTCCTGGAAGTCATCTACGTGGAAAAGCAGCCAGGAGAATTTCAAGGGAATAAATTTGAAGCATTTCGTCATCGTGCGACGCTGACATTCGATATCCCGATAGGGCCTTATGAAAATAAGGCAAGCAACGATAAATAA
- a CDS encoding cupin domain-containing protein, whose translation MKFDSIMGLGRVIKIFLAATFLSVGYLAGASDAQAGETYDGVTLTPVTAEVLPNDPGQTLTAVIVNLAPDARSASHRHAGIVFVYVLEGIVRSQLDSGELIEYRAGQSWSEPPGTVHSFMENPSRTLPARLLATIIAPTGAQLTTYDK comes from the coding sequence ATGAAGTTCGATTCAATCATGGGCCTGGGGCGCGTCATTAAAATATTTCTTGCCGCAACGTTCCTGAGCGTTGGCTATTTGGCCGGTGCTTCAGACGCGCAGGCTGGGGAAACATACGATGGGGTGACTCTCACGCCTGTCACGGCGGAAGTGCTTCCGAATGATCCTGGGCAGACGTTGACAGCAGTCATCGTCAACTTGGCGCCTGACGCCAGAAGCGCCAGCCATCGCCATGCAGGTATCGTTTTTGTCTATGTGCTTGAAGGGATCGTTCGTTCACAGCTCGACAGTGGCGAGTTGATAGAGTATCGCGCCGGCCAAAGCTGGAGTGAACCACCCGGAACCGTGCATTCATTCATGGAGAATCCCAGCAGGACGCTACCCGCGCGCCTACTCGCCACGATCATCGCGCCGACGGGCGCACAACTGACCACCTACGATAAATAG
- a CDS encoding efflux RND transporter periplasmic adaptor subunit translates to MQITPWGTTLYSFSVRRSTAIYACRKKFPLLLTGMILTIFSGCSKPPAEAVHPPVEVTEITIMPRDIPVELEFVAQTQSSRQVEIRARVEGFLEKRLYTEGELVQAGQKMYQMDPKPFEAALQSARGQLAEQEAQLAMNQATLDRVQPLAEKNALSKKNLDDAIGAVRQAQAAVFAAQGVVQTAKLNLSYTTLYSPLTGLSSFSKKHEGSYLSPGTGGLLTYVAQLDPIWVNFSISENQMLKYRSEIERGRLKFPPRNLFDVEVTLADGYVYPYLGHIDFSEPTFSQETGTFLVRTEFANPKGDLRPGQFVRVHLKGAIRPHSILVPQRAVLQGAKSYYVWVIDKDGKAARREVEIGDWQGDGWFINHGLLVGESVVVDGAIRLSPGAALKVVDTSVSVDAASGTAPGVRVENTPAEIPRAPGSPIRMPDASFTEQANRQPGQHPGKKLSAEENLQPGEKLPE, encoded by the coding sequence ATGCAAATAACTCCATGGGGTACCACCCTGTATTCTTTCTCGGTTCGGCGGTCTACCGCAATCTACGCCTGCCGGAAGAAATTTCCTCTGCTCCTCACCGGAATGATTCTGACAATATTTTCCGGTTGCAGCAAGCCACCGGCTGAAGCGGTTCACCCGCCGGTGGAGGTGACAGAAATCACTATCATGCCTCGGGACATCCCGGTTGAGCTGGAATTCGTTGCCCAAACCCAGAGTTCGCGGCAAGTCGAGATCCGCGCCCGGGTGGAAGGGTTCCTCGAAAAACGCCTCTACACGGAAGGCGAACTGGTACAGGCCGGACAGAAAATGTACCAGATGGACCCCAAGCCATTCGAGGCCGCGTTGCAGTCAGCACGAGGACAGCTGGCGGAGCAGGAGGCGCAACTGGCGATGAACCAGGCCACTCTCGATCGAGTACAGCCTCTGGCTGAGAAAAACGCGCTGAGTAAAAAAAACCTTGATGATGCCATAGGGGCCGTGCGGCAGGCGCAAGCGGCGGTGTTCGCGGCGCAGGGCGTGGTTCAAACCGCAAAGCTGAATCTGAGTTACACCACGCTTTACTCCCCGCTTACCGGACTATCGAGCTTCAGCAAGAAACATGAAGGCAGCTATCTCAGTCCCGGCACAGGCGGGCTGCTGACCTATGTCGCACAGCTCGACCCGATTTGGGTCAATTTCAGCATCTCCGAAAACCAGATGCTCAAGTATCGTAGCGAAATTGAACGGGGGCGGCTCAAGTTCCCACCTCGCAATCTTTTCGATGTCGAGGTGACTCTCGCCGATGGATATGTCTATCCGTATCTCGGGCACATCGATTTCAGCGAACCCACCTTTTCCCAGGAAACCGGTACCTTCCTGGTGCGAACGGAGTTCGCCAACCCTAAAGGTGACTTGCGTCCGGGCCAGTTCGTGCGCGTTCATCTGAAGGGCGCCATACGTCCCCACAGCATCCTTGTGCCGCAGCGTGCCGTGCTGCAGGGTGCAAAGAGCTACTACGTCTGGGTCATAGACAAGGATGGCAAGGCCGCAAGGCGTGAAGTTGAAATCGGCGATTGGCAGGGGGATGGCTGGTTTATCAACCATGGTCTGCTCGTCGGTGAAAGCGTCGTGGTCGATGGTGCGATCCGGCTCTCGCCCGGCGCTGCCCTCAAGGTCGTCGATACGTCGGTTTCTGTCGATGCCGCATCCGGCACAGCACCGGGCGTTAGGGTGGAAAATACGCCCGCCGAGATACCACGCGCGCCCGGTTCGCCCATCCGAATGCCTGATGCATCGTTCACGGAACAGGCAAATCGTCAGCCCGGGCAACATCCCGGCAAAAAACTGTCTGCGGAAGAGAATCTGCAGCCCGGAGAAAAATTGCCTGAATAA
- a CDS encoding VOC family protein encodes MDENTKPHLVGINHIALEVGNIDEALAFYGRIFNFELRGRGQRSAFIDMGDQFIALSEGRTQGADDERHFGLVVDDRSRVRELAKAAGAKILEGGFLDFLDPWGNRIQVVEYRDLQFTKTPAVLKFMGLNLDKSEEAKAELRKKGIES; translated from the coding sequence ATGGACGAAAATACAAAACCGCACCTGGTCGGCATCAACCATATCGCGCTCGAAGTCGGAAATATCGATGAGGCGCTGGCCTTCTATGGCCGTATCTTCAACTTCGAATTGCGCGGCCGCGGCCAGAGGTCGGCTTTCATCGACATGGGTGATCAGTTCATCGCATTAAGCGAAGGCCGAACGCAAGGTGCGGACGATGAAAGGCATTTCGGTCTCGTGGTCGATGATCGATCCCGAGTACGTGAGCTGGCAAAAGCGGCGGGTGCAAAAATTCTGGAAGGCGGCTTTCTGGATTTTCTCGACCCGTGGGGCAATCGCATCCAGGTGGTCGAATACCGCGATCTGCAATTCACGAAGACACCGGCGGTACTGAAGTTCATGGGGCTGAACCTGGATAAAAGCGAAGAGGCAAAAGCGGAACTGCGCAAAAAAGGAATCGAATCGTAA
- a CDS encoding efflux RND transporter permease subunit, giving the protein MNISHFCIDRPVFASVVSIVITLAGAVAMYNLPIAQYPEITPVEISVTAIYPGASAEVAAQNVAAPIEQQVNGADKLLYMSSASSSSGVMTLSVYFDIDANPSLAQVEVQNRVNLALPLLPASVQAQGVSVKKQSASMMMVISVYSPDERYQPVYVSNYASIFMLDAIKRIPGAGQATVMGTPDYAMRVWLKPDRMAALGITAADVQQAVAAQNEQYAVGSIGQSPTDRPVEQSFAITTKSRLTTPEEFDNIIIRAASEGAAIVRLKDVGYSELGQKSYSLRTTRQGKPATVLVVYQQPGANALEVAKGVRATLEEMKKSFPPGIEYEITMDTTAFTRASIESVILTFFEALALVVVVVFVFLQNLRSTLIPIIAVPISVIGAAMGMAALDFSLNMLTMFGMILTIGIVVDDAIVVVEAVEHNMTKFGLSARDAAKKAMDEVGGALIAIVLVLCAVFVPVAFIPGITGQLYKQFAITIAISVVLSGIVALTLSPALAALLLKPVHGEKRGFFKWFDIWFARMTEGYIRSVQLIIKHFIVALLLFAGMIVLSFGLLKQIPGSFLPPEDQGVVLGAVLMPDASGLDRTGGVSQHATDYFMNHPAAKSIVVMDGFSLLDGQMKSNAATFFVGLKDFKERYADDNARTQSVPALMASAAKSFSRITEGIILPLNPPSIPGLGTTGGMELYIQSKGDNDSQQIAATIDEYLAQARTRPELANITSTYNAAAQVLRLDVDRAKAETLGIAVEDVYTTMQTMFGSVFVSQFAKFSRLFQVIIQGEPASRLTPKDIDYVYVRSRNGIMIPLSAVATTHFDRGPDVVTRFNNFTAVKVTAEAAPGFSSGEAIAAMEETAANILPGDYGTAWSGQTFEEKKAGGSSSLVFVFGLIMVYLILAAQYEKWSLPLGVLAAVPFALFGALAAIFARGLSNDIYFQIGLTMLIALAAKNAILIIEYAVMNRAAGQSIHDAAVNAARDRLRPIIMTSLAFTLGCVPLAIATGVSANSKISLGTGTVGGMLGATVIAIFFIPMFYWAIETFTSKRSSKDRISPERGVKVAQGDNFAPELESTPQDKPKAD; this is encoded by the coding sequence ATGAACATTTCGCACTTCTGCATCGACAGGCCGGTTTTTGCATCGGTGGTCTCGATTGTCATCACGCTGGCAGGCGCAGTCGCAATGTATAACCTGCCGATCGCACAGTATCCCGAAATCACCCCGGTGGAGATCTCGGTTACAGCGATTTATCCGGGCGCGTCGGCTGAAGTGGCCGCGCAAAATGTCGCCGCTCCGATCGAACAGCAGGTGAATGGCGCCGATAAATTGTTGTACATGTCGTCCGCGAGCTCTTCATCCGGCGTCATGACGCTATCGGTCTATTTCGATATCGATGCGAACCCGTCGCTCGCACAGGTGGAAGTACAGAATCGCGTCAATCTGGCGCTGCCGCTGCTACCCGCCTCGGTGCAGGCACAGGGCGTCTCGGTGAAGAAGCAATCGGCCTCGATGATGATGGTCATCTCCGTTTATTCGCCGGATGAGCGATACCAGCCCGTCTATGTTTCAAACTACGCCAGTATTTTCATGCTGGATGCCATCAAACGTATTCCTGGCGCCGGGCAGGCAACCGTCATGGGCACACCCGACTATGCCATGCGTGTTTGGCTCAAACCGGATCGCATGGCGGCGCTTGGCATCACCGCTGCCGACGTGCAGCAGGCGGTTGCAGCGCAGAATGAACAATATGCCGTAGGCAGTATCGGTCAGTCTCCGACAGATCGCCCTGTCGAACAATCCTTTGCGATTACCACCAAAAGCCGCCTGACGACTCCAGAGGAGTTCGACAACATAATTATCCGCGCCGCCAGCGAAGGGGCGGCGATCGTTCGGCTAAAGGATGTAGGGTATTCGGAGCTTGGCCAGAAGAGCTACTCTCTTCGCACCACCCGCCAAGGCAAGCCCGCGACGGTACTGGTTGTCTACCAGCAGCCGGGCGCCAATGCGCTGGAGGTAGCCAAAGGCGTGCGCGCCACCTTGGAGGAGATGAAAAAGTCGTTCCCTCCGGGTATCGAGTATGAAATCACCATGGACACCACCGCGTTCACGCGCGCTTCGATTGAATCTGTAATCCTCACTTTCTTTGAAGCGCTGGCACTGGTGGTGGTGGTCGTATTCGTGTTTCTCCAAAACCTGCGCTCCACGTTAATACCGATTATTGCGGTGCCAATTTCCGTGATCGGGGCCGCGATGGGAATGGCTGCACTGGATTTTTCACTCAATATGCTCACTATGTTCGGCATGATACTCACGATCGGCATCGTGGTGGATGATGCGATCGTAGTCGTCGAGGCGGTAGAGCACAACATGACCAAGTTTGGCCTGTCCGCGCGCGATGCGGCGAAGAAGGCCATGGATGAGGTGGGCGGCGCGCTGATCGCGATTGTGCTGGTGCTCTGTGCCGTATTTGTTCCGGTTGCGTTTATCCCCGGGATCACGGGCCAGCTCTACAAGCAATTCGCAATCACGATCGCAATTTCGGTGGTGCTGTCCGGTATCGTGGCACTCACGCTATCACCCGCACTCGCCGCGCTGCTGCTCAAACCTGTCCACGGCGAGAAGCGAGGCTTTTTCAAATGGTTCGATATCTGGTTCGCTCGCATGACGGAAGGATATATCCGCAGCGTGCAGCTTATCATCAAGCACTTCATCGTCGCGCTGTTGCTGTTTGCGGGCATGATCGTCCTCTCTTTCGGCCTGCTGAAGCAGATCCCCGGCTCCTTCCTGCCCCCGGAGGATCAGGGAGTGGTGCTGGGGGCGGTGCTCATGCCGGATGCCTCGGGCCTTGACCGTACTGGCGGCGTCAGCCAGCATGCGACCGACTATTTCATGAATCACCCGGCGGCAAAATCGATCGTGGTCATGGATGGCTTCAGCCTGCTCGATGGGCAGATGAAAAGCAATGCCGCGACATTTTTCGTCGGCCTCAAGGATTTCAAAGAGCGTTATGCTGACGACAATGCCCGCACTCAGAGCGTACCCGCTCTGATGGCAAGCGCCGCGAAAAGCTTTTCCCGGATTACCGAAGGTATTATTCTGCCCCTCAATCCGCCTTCGATTCCGGGTTTGGGCACGACGGGAGGCATGGAGCTGTATATTCAGAGCAAGGGCGACAATGACAGCCAGCAGATCGCGGCAACTATTGATGAATACCTTGCACAGGCCAGGACGCGGCCGGAACTGGCCAATATCACATCGACTTACAATGCGGCCGCGCAAGTGCTGCGATTGGACGTCGACCGGGCAAAGGCCGAGACTTTGGGAATCGCGGTGGAGGATGTATATACCACCATGCAGACAATGTTCGGCTCGGTGTTCGTGTCGCAATTCGCTAAATTCAGCCGCTTGTTTCAGGTGATCATCCAAGGGGAACCGGCATCTCGGCTGACGCCAAAGGATATCGATTATGTTTATGTGCGTAGCAGGAATGGCATTATGATTCCGCTTAGCGCGGTGGCAACCACCCATTTTGACAGGGGGCCGGATGTGGTGACCCGGTTCAATAATTTTACCGCAGTGAAAGTGACTGCCGAGGCCGCGCCAGGCTTCAGCTCGGGCGAAGCCATCGCGGCAATGGAAGAAACCGCGGCGAATATCTTGCCTGGCGACTACGGCACCGCCTGGAGTGGGCAGACCTTCGAAGAGAAAAAAGCAGGCGGGTCGTCATCGCTGGTGTTCGTATTCGGTCTGATCATGGTTTACCTCATCCTTGCCGCGCAGTACGAAAAATGGTCGCTACCCCTGGGTGTACTGGCAGCGGTTCCGTTCGCGCTGTTCGGCGCGCTGGCGGCAATCTTCGCACGTGGGCTCAGCAATGATATCTATTTCCAAATCGGGCTGACTATGCTGATTGCGCTCGCCGCCAAGAACGCAATCCTGATCATTGAGTACGCGGTGATGAACCGCGCGGCAGGTCAGTCGATCCATGACGCCGCCGTCAACGCAGCACGGGACAGATTGCGGCCTATCATAATGACCTCGCTAGCCTTCACGCTGGGCTGCGTGCCGCTCGCGATCGCAACTGGCGTCTCTGCCAACAGCAAGATCTCGCTCGGCACCGGTACCGTGGGCGGGATGCTGGGAGCCACTGTAATTGCCATATTTTTCATCCCGATGTTTTACTGGGCGATCGAAACCTTTACTTCAAAAAGGAGCAGCAAGGACAGGATTTCCCCCGAGAGAGGCGTAAAAGTCGCTCAAGGCGATAACTTTGCGCCGGAATTGGAGAGCACGCCGCAGGACAAACCGAAGGCGGATTGA
- a CDS encoding efflux transporter outer membrane subunit, with product MPNPVTSYALFLLLALALGGCMFGPDYRRPEVDVMKTYRFDDSTTRDIADTLWWEQFRDPVMNDLIGIALAENKDIRVAAARLEEFLGRYGATRSELFPQIGANAEGERLRSTALLWPNRLPAGFDPYHNSFQISINANWELDIWGRIRRLTEAARAQLFASEAFRRGTILTLVSSVASSYINLLILDRQLEIARVTAASRAETVRVFELRYEGGVISLLDLAQIQSQYETAVAAIPPLESSIGQTENALSVLLGRNPGPILRGRPLAQLALPAVSPGLPSELLARRPDLREAEENLIAANAQIGAARALYLPKISLTGLLGVASTQLSNMFIGPAHMAAFGVLTSVPIFTAGGIAGQVKQAEARQQQALVSYQQAILIAFKEVEDALIALQKAREQLLAQNRQVEATRTYLDMARLRYNEGYISFIEVLDSERSLFSIETIQAQTQGSVFTSLVNLYKALGGGWVIEAEDMTIYQAPRIPGKDRESMGGQSDSRPEAEH from the coding sequence ATGCCGAATCCTGTCACTTCGTATGCACTCTTTCTGCTCTTGGCCCTTGCGCTCGGCGGATGCATGTTTGGGCCCGACTACCGGCGCCCCGAAGTGGATGTGATGAAGACATACCGGTTCGACGACAGCACCACGAGGGATATCGCCGATACTCTGTGGTGGGAGCAATTCCGGGACCCCGTCATGAACGATCTGATCGGTATTGCACTGGCGGAGAACAAGGACATACGTGTCGCTGCTGCGCGTCTTGAGGAATTTCTGGGCCGTTACGGCGCTACGCGTTCGGAGTTGTTTCCCCAGATTGGTGCGAATGCCGAAGGAGAAAGGCTCCGCTCGACAGCACTTTTATGGCCCAATCGCTTGCCGGCTGGGTTTGATCCGTACCATAACAGCTTCCAGATATCGATTAACGCGAACTGGGAACTCGATATCTGGGGTCGCATCAGGCGACTGACGGAGGCTGCCCGCGCTCAGCTTTTCGCTTCCGAAGCGTTCCGCCGGGGAACGATATTGACCCTGGTTTCCTCCGTTGCATCGTCCTATATCAACCTGCTTATCCTTGACCGCCAGCTCGAAATTGCGAGGGTAACGGCAGCGAGCCGGGCCGAAACAGTTAGAGTATTCGAGCTGCGTTATGAAGGTGGTGTCATTTCGCTGCTTGATCTGGCGCAGATTCAATCTCAATATGAAACGGCTGTCGCCGCGATCCCGCCGCTCGAGTCCAGTATCGGTCAGACAGAAAATGCGCTCTCGGTGCTCCTTGGCCGCAATCCGGGCCCCATTCTGCGGGGGCGGCCACTCGCGCAGCTAGCGCTTCCGGCGGTGTCACCCGGACTACCCTCTGAATTGCTCGCACGGCGTCCCGATCTCCGCGAGGCCGAGGAAAACCTGATAGCAGCCAATGCGCAGATCGGGGCCGCACGCGCCCTGTACTTACCGAAAATTTCTCTGACCGGATTATTGGGCGTAGCCAGCACGCAGCTATCGAACATGTTCATCGGTCCCGCACACATGGCGGCGTTTGGGGTGCTGACCTCCGTGCCGATTTTTACCGCGGGGGGTATTGCAGGCCAGGTAAAACAGGCAGAAGCGCGGCAGCAACAAGCGCTGGTGAGTTATCAGCAGGCTATCCTCATCGCTTTCAAGGAGGTTGAAGACGCTCTTATCGCGCTGCAGAAAGCGCGCGAACAACTCCTGGCCCAGAATCGCCAGGTGGAAGCAACGCGCACTTATCTGGATATGGCACGGCTGCGCTATAACGAAGGCTACATCAGCTTTATCGAGGTGCTCGATTCTGAACGCAGCCTGTTCAGTATTGAAACCATCCAGGCCCAAACGCAGGGTAGCGTATTCACTTCGCTGGTCAATCTCTACAAGGCACTTGGCGGAGGTTGGGTGATCGAGGCCGAAGACATGACAATTTACCAAGCGCCACGGATACCAGGCAAAGACCGGGAAAGCATGGGCGGGCAATCGGATTCCAGGCCAGAAGCCGAACATTAA
- a CDS encoding alpha/beta fold hydrolase: protein MTEYVDPAGAAESRRAMASATGSPIKPTRLALISRAATMALLLLCTGCAHTVPFRDAKDRIIPGSIATMETTTIGGISQSIWFRSISRSNPALILLHGGPGASESALFRHYNSALEQHFLVVYWEQRGTGRSFHPDIPPASMTIAQFVRDLDEVVEMVRQRFEKDKVVLLGHSWGTVPGTIYASLHAEKISAYVGIAQIADVPGRCLSYAFAVAEARKRRNSKAISELRIVDPPPYASVNEMLTTGKWVEQLGGVFHADLSTGKLIWSALRTDEASLIDLVRFGQGNRFSLIQLEDEISRLNLSERYLSFDMPVFFLLGRYDRHVPATLAEQYFARIKAPFKCLVWFEHSAHNPPFEEPAKFSQVLIERVLPYRNRLAIGSFDGLRCAHPTQVTYASNREWCIGIYCNNDPLGYITLLRFQTSAGVDSIYVSIQATGRIQLVARVNRYFFDKGKIMPYHDQSKRDKFGDAPSVSEAESHITTPVLRQSAAPSARSSAGQGAIQTQCQSEHDREVPEVDLLSPLTIRNVTFRNRIAMSPMCMYSAQDGFANDFHLVHLGSRAIGGMGLVMVEATAVTAEGRISPSDMGIWKDDHIEPLARIARFVEAQGAVSGIQLAHAGRKASCDAPWTGGNSLKTATEGGWPVIGPSSLPFDAGDPIPAAMSDADIEHCIDAWESAARRALEAGFKVIELHAAHGYLMHEFLSPISNHRTDEYGGSLENRMRLLLRVAGRLREVIPQDLPFFVRISATDWADGGWDIEQSVVLCRELKALGADLIDVSSGGTTPDAKIPVARGYQVPFAGRIRDEAEIRTGGVGLITDSQYADEIITSGQADLVFIGRELLREPYWAIKAQHTMGVEPAWPIPYGYAVKRRAK, encoded by the coding sequence GTGACCGAATACGTTGACCCCGCTGGAGCAGCGGAAAGCCGTCGTGCAATGGCTAGCGCCACAGGATCGCCAATAAAACCGACGCGCCTCGCTCTCATCAGTCGCGCTGCCACCATGGCGTTGCTCCTTTTGTGCACCGGTTGCGCTCATACCGTTCCATTTCGGGATGCGAAGGATCGCATCATTCCCGGCAGCATTGCGACAATGGAAACCACAACCATCGGCGGCATATCTCAAAGCATCTGGTTTCGTAGCATATCCCGATCCAATCCGGCGCTGATTCTCCTGCATGGAGGACCGGGCGCCAGCGAATCGGCACTCTTTCGCCACTATAATTCAGCCCTTGAGCAGCATTTCTTGGTCGTCTATTGGGAACAGCGTGGAACAGGGCGCTCGTTCCATCCCGACATTCCGCCGGCATCCATGACCATCGCTCAATTCGTACGCGACCTCGACGAGGTGGTGGAAATGGTCAGGCAACGTTTTGAAAAGGATAAGGTCGTGTTGCTCGGCCATTCGTGGGGCACGGTACCCGGAACGATCTACGCTTCTCTGCACGCGGAAAAAATCTCCGCATATGTCGGTATCGCGCAGATTGCCGATGTGCCGGGCCGCTGCCTATCCTACGCGTTCGCAGTTGCCGAGGCCAGGAAGCGGAGAAACTCCAAAGCAATCTCCGAATTAAGAATCGTCGACCCGCCCCCATATGCTTCAGTGAATGAAATGTTGACAACCGGCAAGTGGGTCGAGCAGCTCGGCGGCGTGTTCCACGCTGATCTTTCAACAGGAAAACTCATCTGGTCTGCCTTGCGCACCGATGAGGCCAGTCTGATTGACCTAGTCAGGTTTGGTCAAGGCAACCGCTTTTCCCTGATACAGCTTGAGGACGAAATTTCCCGGCTCAATCTGAGCGAGCGGTATCTATCCTTTGATATGCCGGTATTCTTTCTGCTGGGGCGTTATGATCGGCATGTTCCCGCCACCCTGGCCGAACAATATTTCGCCAGGATCAAAGCACCCTTCAAGTGTCTCGTGTGGTTCGAACACTCAGCGCATAACCCACCTTTCGAAGAGCCGGCAAAGTTCAGCCAGGTATTGATCGAACGGGTATTGCCTTATCGGAACCGACTTGCCATCGGTAGTTTTGATGGGTTGCGCTGCGCCCACCCTACCCAAGTTACATACGCGTCAAACCGGGAATGGTGCATAGGCATATATTGCAATAATGATCCATTAGGCTACATTACATTATTGCGCTTTCAAACCAGCGCCGGTGTAGATTCAATATACGTGTCAATACAGGCAACCGGCCGAATCCAGTTAGTTGCACGGGTCAACAGGTACTTTTTCGATAAAGGAAAAATCATGCCCTATCATGATCAGAGCAAACGCGACAAATTCGGAGATGCCCCGTCCGTAAGCGAAGCCGAAAGTCATATAACTACTCCTGTTTTGCGCCAGAGCGCCGCTCCGTCCGCTCGCAGCAGTGCTGGCCAAGGCGCCATCCAGACCCAATGCCAGAGCGAGCACGACCGCGAAGTCCCCGAAGTGGACCTGCTATCCCCGTTGACCATTCGCAACGTTACCTTCCGTAACCGGATCGCAATGTCACCCATGTGCATGTATTCGGCGCAGGATGGTTTTGCCAATGATTTCCATCTGGTTCATCTTGGCAGCCGGGCGATAGGTGGCATGGGGCTTGTGATGGTGGAGGCTACGGCAGTTACCGCCGAAGGGCGCATTTCGCCGAGTGATATGGGAATCTGGAAAGATGATCATATCGAACCTTTGGCCCGGATCGCAAGGTTCGTTGAGGCACAAGGCGCGGTTTCCGGTATACAGCTCGCTCATGCCGGGCGCAAGGCCAGTTGCGATGCCCCATGGACCGGCGGAAACAGCCTGAAAACGGCTACCGAGGGTGGCTGGCCGGTTATCGGCCCCAGTTCGCTACCCTTCGATGCAGGAGACCCAATTCCGGCAGCCATGTCTGATGCGGATATCGAGCATTGCATCGACGCCTGGGAATCGGCGGCGCGACGTGCGCTCGAGGCGGGCTTCAAAGTGATCGAGCTGCACGCCGCTCACGGTTACCTGATGCATGAATTTCTGTCGCCTATCAGCAACCACCGCACGGATGAATATGGCGGCAGTCTGGAAAACCGCATGCGGCTGTTGCTGCGGGTTGCAGGACGGCTGCGCGAAGTTATCCCTCAGGATCTGCCTTTTTTCGTACGCATCTCGGCAACCGACTGGGCTGATGGAGGCTGGGATATCGAGCAATCCGTCGTTCTTTGCAGAGAGCTCAAGGCGCTGGGGGCGGATCTGATTGATGTCTCATCCGGTGGAACGACGCCCGACGCGAAGATTCCAGTCGCGAGAGGTTACCAGGTTCCGTTTGCCGGCCGCATCCGCGACGAGGCGGAAATCCGGACCGGCGGCGTGGGCTTGATTACCGACTCGCAATATGCGGATGAAATCATTACCAGCGGCCAGGCAGATCTCGTCTTTATCGGACGGGAATTACTGCGGGAACCGTACTGGGCCATCAAGGCGCAACACACCATGGGGGTGGAACCTGCCTGGCCGATCCCCTACGGCTATGCTGTCAAGCGGCGAGCGAAATAA